Proteins found in one Mangifera indica cultivar Alphonso chromosome 15, CATAS_Mindica_2.1, whole genome shotgun sequence genomic segment:
- the LOC123197210 gene encoding protein ROOT PRIMORDIUM DEFECTIVE 1, which translates to MIVFKSLRKYNLSHQIATGDQRRSKKKLVESAQTRLQNRTRDSKLDKLATKLKTLKTILSIHQLLSTRKRGPFLSVQLMSRWKNILGLNVHMGKFIHKYPHVFQVFTHPLKRNLCCKLTPRMKYLLDLEDSVIKMCELDAVSRIKKLLLISQNESLHIHAMRLIRRELGLPKDFRESILRKYSSDFRLVDLETVELVNRDGNLGDAVVEKWRENEYKEKWLSEFEVKFAFPINFPTGFEIGKGFREKLKNWQQLSYIKPYERKLNSVRVRTCGGVERFEKRAVGIIHELLSLTVEKMVEVERLVHFRKDFSMEVNVLELLLKHPGIFYISTKGSTQTVFLREAYSKGCLIEPNPIYDVRRKMLDLILLGCQNTRELQHQEYIKEEIDNGVGKIDEGGTGDGDWVISILESSENGNSD; encoded by the coding sequence ATGATTGTCTTCAAAAGTCTTCGGAAATACAATTTATCTCATCAAATCGCCACTGGGGACCAAAGGAGGTCGAAGAAGAAGCTGGTGGAATCAGCCCAAACTAGGCTCCAGAACAGAACAAGAGACTCTAAACTCGACAAACTCGCCACCAAACTCAAAACCCTCAAAACCATTCTCTCAATACACCAACTTCTTTCCACTCGCAAGCGTGGTCCCTTCCTCTCCGTTCAGTTGATGTCGCGCTGGAAAAACATTCTCGGATTAAATGTCCATATGGGCAAGTTTATCCACAAATATCCTCATGTTTTCCAGGTATTTACACACCCTTTGAAGAGAAATCTTTGTTGTAAATTGACGCCTAGGATGAAATATTTGTTAGATTTAGAAGATAGTGTTATAAAAATGTGTGAATTGGATGCCGTGAGTAGAATCAAGAAGCTTTTATTGATTTCCCAAAATGAGTCTCTTCATATTCATGCTATGAGGTTGATTAGAAGAGAATTGGGTTTACCTAAAGATTTTAGGGAATCTATTTTAAGGAAATATAGTAGTGACTTTAGATTGGTTGATCTGGAGACTGTTGAATTGGTTAATCGAGATGGGAATTTAGGTGATGCTGTGGTTGAAAAGTGGAGGGAGAATGAATACAAAGAAAAATGGTTGAGTGAATTTGAGGTTAAGTTTGCGTTTCCTATTAATTTTCCCACAGGGTTTGAAATTGGGAAAGGATTTAGGGAGAAGTTGAAGAATTGGCAACAGCTTTCTTATATTAAACCTTATGAGAGGAAACTGAACTCAGTGAGGGTTCGTACTTGTGGCGGAGTTGAGAGGTTTGAGAAGCGTGCTGTTGGTATAATTCATGAGTTGTTGAGCTTGACAGTTGAAAAAATGGTTGAGGTTGAGAGGTTGGTGCATTTCAGGAAAGATTTTTCTATGGAAGTTAATGTGTTAGAGTTGCTTCTTAAGCACCCtggaattttttatatatctacaAAAGGGAGTACTCAAACAGTTTTTCTTAGAGAGGCCTATAGTAAAGGATGCTTGATTGAGCCCAATCCAATATATGATGTTAGAAGGAAAATGTTGGACCTTATTTTGTTAGGGTGTCAAAATACTAGAGAATTGCAACACCAAGAATACATTAAGGAAGAGATTGACAATGGAGTTGGTAAAATAGATGAGGGAGGTACAGGAGATGGTGACTGGGTTATTTCAATATTGGAGAGTTCAGAGAATGGGAACTCAGATTAA